In Calditrichota bacterium, a genomic segment contains:
- a CDS encoding glycoside hydrolase family 13 protein codes for MRLFIILILGSFFIQCSDFERKAVNPPDISWADGIVWYQIFPERFRNGEKSNDPKAEEVNGSDQYKGWQVHPWQSDWYKVQPWEMSKSDKFYDSFFERRYGGDLVGVIEKLDYLKDLGINAIYFNPVFEAQSLHKYDGASFHHIDDNFGRNSSKDKIRLSNAKESDDPNSWIFTSADSVFFELIQEAHKRDIRIVIDGVFNHTGPEFFAFQDIVENGPDSRYAGWYDVKKWDDPATPENEFDFAGWWGFKGLPEFYEDENGFRKEVWDYIFASTKRWMDPNNDGDPSDGIDGWRLDVAEQVAPVFWREWYKHVKSINPGALIVAEIWNDASEAVKDKRFDGAMNYPFAYAMVEFFINKNKQINGAEVAKRFNELKENYGEKTMHRLWNLIDSHDTDRVASMVLNPDLNYDRDRSPRDNPEYNLRKPTAEERTPQKLIAAFQMTFIGAPMLYYGTEAGMWGTDDPDDRKPMLWEDMDFENEKTHPLPGKTRPDDENKFDEEIFSYYQSLIKLRRENPALNSGSFEVLDVATTENTFGFTRASENQKLTILFNRGKSTENIELVSSENVTDIFSRKKIESKNGRVRINLKPQSFMVLEK; via the coding sequence ATGCGTTTATTTATTATTCTCATTTTGGGATCTTTTTTTATTCAATGTTCTGATTTTGAAAGAAAAGCAGTTAATCCTCCAGATATTTCCTGGGCAGACGGAATAGTTTGGTACCAGATTTTTCCCGAACGCTTTAGGAATGGCGAAAAAAGTAATGATCCGAAAGCAGAGGAAGTAAATGGTTCCGATCAATACAAAGGTTGGCAGGTGCATCCCTGGCAAAGCGATTGGTACAAAGTACAGCCATGGGAAATGAGCAAATCAGATAAGTTTTATGATTCGTTTTTTGAGCGGCGTTATGGTGGTGATCTGGTTGGTGTTATTGAAAAACTCGATTATCTAAAAGACCTTGGAATTAACGCAATTTATTTTAACCCGGTTTTTGAAGCTCAATCTCTCCACAAATATGATGGCGCTTCTTTTCACCATATTGATGACAATTTTGGACGGAATTCTTCCAAAGATAAAATTCGTCTTTCTAATGCCAAAGAATCTGATGATCCAAACTCATGGATCTTTACATCGGCGGATTCAGTTTTTTTTGAGCTTATTCAGGAAGCCCATAAAAGGGATATTCGGATTGTGATTGATGGTGTTTTTAACCATACAGGACCAGAATTTTTTGCCTTTCAGGATATTGTCGAAAATGGACCGGATTCCCGTTATGCAGGATGGTACGATGTAAAGAAATGGGATGACCCGGCCACTCCTGAAAACGAATTTGATTTTGCCGGTTGGTGGGGGTTTAAAGGATTGCCCGAATTTTATGAAGATGAAAATGGGTTTAGAAAAGAAGTTTGGGATTATATTTTTGCCTCAACAAAAAGATGGATGGATCCAAATAATGATGGCGATCCAAGCGACGGAATTGATGGCTGGCGTTTGGATGTGGCCGAGCAGGTGGCACCTGTTTTCTGGCGTGAATGGTATAAACATGTAAAATCCATAAATCCCGGAGCATTAATTGTTGCGGAGATCTGGAATGACGCCTCTGAAGCTGTAAAGGATAAACGTTTTGACGGAGCAATGAATTACCCTTTTGCTTATGCCATGGTCGAATTTTTTATAAATAAAAACAAGCAAATAAATGGTGCTGAGGTGGCAAAGCGTTTTAACGAGCTTAAAGAAAATTACGGTGAAAAAACCATGCATAGATTGTGGAATTTAATTGATTCACACGATACCGACCGGGTCGCATCTATGGTTTTAAATCCCGATTTAAATTATGACCGGGACAGAAGCCCACGCGATAACCCTGAATATAATTTACGAAAACCAACAGCGGAAGAGCGAACACCTCAAAAACTGATCGCTGCATTTCAGATGACTTTTATTGGGGCACCGATGCTTTATTACGGCACGGAAGCTGGTATGTGGGGTACAGATGATCCCGATGACCGTAAACCAATGTTGTGGGAAGACATGGATTTTGAAAATGAAAAAACGCATCCTTTACCAGGCAAAACAAGACCTGATGATGAGAATAAATTTGATGAAGAAATTTTCTCGTATTATCAATCTTTGATAAAATTACGCAGGGAAAATCCGGCTTTAAATTCCGGATCATTTGAAGTTTTAGATGTGGCCACAACAGAAAATACATTTGGGTTTACACGAGCTTCTGAAAACCAAAAACTGACAATCTTGTTTAACAGAGGAAAATCAACAGAGAATATTGAGCTGGTTTCAAGTGAAAATGTAACCGATATTTTTAGCAGAAAAAAAATTGAATCAAAGAATGGCCGTGTCCGTATTAATTTGAAGCCCCAAAGTTTTATGGTGCTTGAAAAATAA
- a CDS encoding DUF1801 domain-containing protein: MESKKIEFDNPRVADVFMNYPEKLQTKLLALRQMIFETAAATNGVGKLQETLKWGQPSYLTPKTKSGSTVRIDSIKNNPEKYAMYFHCQTMLVETFREMYPTKFKFEGYRAIIFSIEDQIPEQELSHCISMALTYHLNKKMSS; this comes from the coding sequence ATGGAAAGCAAGAAAATTGAATTTGATAATCCGCGAGTAGCTGACGTATTTATGAATTACCCTGAAAAATTACAAACCAAACTTTTAGCCTTACGTCAAATGATTTTTGAAACAGCAGCTGCTACAAATGGTGTAGGCAAATTGCAGGAAACCCTTAAATGGGGTCAACCAAGCTACTTAACCCCAAAGACAAAAAGCGGCAGCACTGTTCGAATTGACAGTATTAAAAACAATCCAGAAAAATATGCTATGTATTTCCATTGCCAGACAATGCTTGTTGAAACATTTAGGGAAATGTACCCAACCAAATTTAAGTTTGAAGGCTACCGGGCTATTATTTTTTCGATCGAAGATCAGATTCCGGAGCAGGAATTAAGCCACTGCATTTCTATGGCACTGACTTATCACCTAAACAAAAAAATGAGCTCATAG
- a CDS encoding T9SS type A sorting domain-containing protein has translation MKFLLTILLFLISTKIYSQVDTSIYYPLHIGDTWEYYNPYSGYYQVEIIGDTLMPNDRTYFEFSMTNRKYQRVDSNRYVMVYNEFAQDKEFIQYDLLAKKGEIIISPINETYGNGVYDSGIDNNNLLQQNLKWKEYRDVFIDTTINPPDTVWNQTVDLYWPRITKGLGVSTYSAGLEILVGATINGVGYGTLVGIEENKKTVNNSFYLSQNYPNPFNPSTTIKYNLPIKSHIIINIYNAAGEKVELLFEGTQKGGKHDITFDGSDLSSGIYFIRLRAGNYTQSIKALLLK, from the coding sequence ATGAAATTTTTATTAACTATTCTATTATTTTTAATATCAACTAAAATCTATTCGCAGGTTGATACATCAATATACTACCCACTACATATTGGTGATACCTGGGAGTATTATAATCCATACTCAGGTTATTACCAGGTTGAAATTATTGGCGATACGCTAATGCCCAATGACCGTACGTACTTTGAGTTTTCAATGACTAACAGAAAGTACCAAAGGGTAGATAGTAATAGGTATGTGATGGTTTATAATGAATTCGCACAAGACAAAGAGTTTATTCAATATGATTTATTAGCAAAAAAAGGAGAAATTATTATTTCGCCTATAAATGAAACGTATGGTAATGGAGTATATGATAGCGGAATTGATAACAATAACTTATTACAACAAAACCTTAAATGGAAGGAATATCGAGATGTTTTTATAGACACAACAATAAATCCACCTGATACAGTATGGAATCAAACAGTTGATTTATATTGGCCACGAATTACAAAAGGATTGGGTGTCTCAACCTATTCAGCTGGATTAGAGATATTGGTTGGGGCAACAATAAATGGTGTGGGTTATGGTACTTTAGTTGGAATTGAAGAGAATAAAAAAACAGTTAATAATAGTTTTTATCTCTCTCAAAATTATCCAAACCCGTTTAACCCAAGTACAACAATAAAATATAACCTACCAATAAAATCTCACATTATTATTAACATTTATAATGCAGCGGGTGAAAAAGTAGAATTACTTTTTGAAGGAACACAGAAAGGAGGAAAACATGATATAACGTTTGACGGTTCGGATCTATCAAGTGGCATATATTTTATCCGGCTACGCGCTGGAAATTACACACAGAGCATTAAAGCGCTATTATTAAAATGA